GCCGCCGTCATGAATCTTGCAGCGCAGCTGCGGCATGTCGCAGGCGGCCTGCCGCCGCGCATGCCGCGTGTGTGGACCTGTTAGGAGATCGATTGCCTTGAACCTGAGCCCTAGAGAAAAAGACAAGCTGCTGGTGGCCATGGCGGCGATGGTGGCGCGGCGTCGCCTGGAGCGCGGCGTCAAGCTCAACTATCCCGAAGCCATCGCCCTGATCACCGATACCGTGGTCGAAGGCGCGCGCGACGGGCGCAGCGTCGCCGAGCTGATGCAGGCCGGCGCGCAGGTGCTGAGGCGCGATCAGGTCATGGACGGCGTCGGCGAAATGATTCACGACGTGCAGGTGGAAGCGACCTTTCCGGACGGCACCAAGCTGGTCACCGTGCACGCGCCGATCCGCGGCGACGCCGACGGCGAGCTCGTCGCCGGCGAGGTGCTGACCGAGGACGGCGACATCACCCTCAACGCGGACCGCGAGGCGATCACGCTGAGCGTGGCCAACAGCGGCGACCGGCCGGTGCAGGTCGGCAGTCACTATCACTTCTTCGAGGTCAATCCGGGTCTGGTCTTCGACCGTGCCCAGGCGCGCGGCATGCGTCTGGACATTCCCTCGGGCTCGGCCATTCGCTTCGAGCCGGGGCAGCAGCGCGAGGTGCGACTGATTCCGTATGCCGGCGCACGCAAGGTCTACGGTTTTCGCGCCGAAGTGATGGGGGACCTCTGATGGCCACAACGATCAGCCGCCGCGCCTATGCCGGCATGTTCGGCCCCACCGTCGGCGACCGCATCCGTCTGGCCGACACCAGCCTGTATATCCGCATCGAACAGGACCGCACGATCTACGGCGAGGAGGTCAAGTTCGGCGGCGGCAAGGTGATCCGCGACGGCATGGGCCAGAGCCAGGCCAGCCGCGCCGAAGGCACCGTCGATACGGTCATCACCAACGCCGTGATTCTCGACCACTGGGGCGTGATCAAGGCCGACATCGGCCTGCGTGACGGCCGCATCGTCAGCATCGGCAAGGCCGGCAATCCGGACGTACAGCCGGGCGTGGACATCGTCATCGGCCCCGGCACCGAAGTCATCGCCGCCGAAGGCAAGATCATCACCGCCGGCGGCATCGACGCGCACATTCATTTCATCTGCCCGCAGCAGGTCGAGGAAGCCATCTGCGCCGGCATCACCACCATGCTCGGCGGCGGCACCGGACCCGCTCACGGCACGCTGGCCACCACCTGCACGCCGGGCGCCTGGCATCTCGGCCGCATGCTGCAGGCCGCCGAAGCGCTGCCGGTGAACCTGGGTTTCTTCGGCAAGGGCAATGCCAGTCGGCCGGCGGCGCTGGAGGAAATGGTGCTGGCCGGTGCCTGCGGTCTCAAGCTGCACGAGGACTGGGGCACCACGCCGGCGGCGATCGACAACTGCCTGAGCGTGGCCGATGCGCTGGACGTACAGGTGACGCTGCACACCGACACGCTCAACGAATCCGGCTTCGTCGAATCCACGATCGCCGCCTTCGCCGGCCGCACGATTCACGCCTTCCACACCGAAGGCGCCGGCGGCGGCCACGCGCCGGACATCATTCGCGTGGCCGGTTTGCCGAACGTCTTGCCGTCCAGCACCAATCCGACGCGGCCGTACACCGTCAACACGCTCGACGAACACCTCGACATGCTGATGGTCTGTCATCACCTGGACCCGCGCATCGCCGAGGACGTGGCCTTTGCCGAGTCGCGCATCCGCAAGGAAACCATCGCCGCCGAGGACATCCTCCACGACCTCGGCGCCTTCT
This portion of the Gammaproteobacteria bacterium genome encodes:
- a CDS encoding urease subunit gamma produces the protein MNLSPREKDKLLVAMAAMVARRRLERGVKLNYPEAIALITDTVVEGARDGRSVAELMQAGAQVLRRDQVMDGVGEMIHDVQVEATFPDGTKLVTVHAPIRGDADGELVAGEVLTEDGDITLNADREAITLSVANSGDRPVQVGSHYHFFEVNPGLVFDRAQARGMRLDIPSGSAIRFEPGQQREVRLIPYAGARKVYGFRAEVMGDL
- the ureC gene encoding urease subunit alpha → MATTISRRAYAGMFGPTVGDRIRLADTSLYIRIEQDRTIYGEEVKFGGGKVIRDGMGQSQASRAEGTVDTVITNAVILDHWGVIKADIGLRDGRIVSIGKAGNPDVQPGVDIVIGPGTEVIAAEGKIITAGGIDAHIHFICPQQVEEAICAGITTMLGGGTGPAHGTLATTCTPGAWHLGRMLQAAEALPVNLGFFGKGNASRPAALEEMVLAGACGLKLHEDWGTTPAAIDNCLSVADALDVQVTLHTDTLNESGFVESTIAAFAGRTIHAFHTEGAGGGHAPDIIRVAGLPNVLPSSTNPTRPYTVNTLDEHLDMLMVCHHLDPRIAEDVAFAESRIRKETIAAEDILHDLGAFSMMSSDSQAMGRVGETIIRCWQTADKMKRQRGALAPDGAGADNFRARRYIAKYTINPAIAHGISAHVGSVEVGKLADLVLWNPAFFGVKPDLVVKGGSIAVAAMGDPNASIPTPQPMHYRPMFGALGRAGIDSSLLFVSQAYLDNGGNPALGLSRPLVAVNNTRGGIGKRSMILNDAMPQIEVDSETYDVRADGELLRCEPADVLPMAQRYFLF